The Sminthopsis crassicaudata isolate SCR6 chromosome 5, ASM4859323v1, whole genome shotgun sequence genome contains the following window.
ggggtttttggctacaagctgaagggggctcggagtcccaggttggctcctccctgggtttcagctagggctagaatttaaattgaattcagTGGGTTTTGGGACAGAGccgaccccacccagataacaaagatgaaactgcttgtgccctccctgaggcagagttgaaggaggttttctccttgaAGGATTTTCAGTTTGGGGGCTCCCTCTTCAATAAGAGAAAGGGTCCTCCATATTAGAGCAGCCTTAGAAAAAGATTGGAAGATCTCCCTAAGGAGCAGGAAGGTTACTTAAAATTGGGATTAATACCCATGGTAGAACCTGAAACACCAGTGTCGTTATCCTCCACTCCCAGTTCCAGAATAGATGACTCTAGGACGGCCTGAGAGTCACAGATGTGAACCCATAGAAGAGATGTTTTATTGGCCAGGTATAAGCATAACCCCAGGCCCCAAGGAAGGTAGCTCAGGGCGTGGcaactccttttcttctcctcggAGGGTGTTCAGTTTCAGCTTTCCTTGGAGCCTGAGGAGGCAAGAGATAACCGGTTTGTTTCAGGCAATGGCATGTGCAGGGGAGGAAATGCTGCAGCCAGTCACCTGTATGGATAGGCCAATGTCAATATCCCCCTGCCTCAGCCCTCAATTTTCTACCAGACTGAAGGTGGTCTCAATCATTGGATCACTTCAAACAGCAATGATGGATCCATCGAAAGAGCATCAATATATTTGGGATAAATATATCATGCTTGTGTATGCAGTTTTTTTTCCACAGCAGATTTTTCTGTTCTGTTCAAGTTCATACTAAAAGACACTGCTACTTCCTTTTCCTCAACACATGCTTGAGAGATGGTAGGAGGCATTTTGGGAATCTGTACTggaaggggatggggagagaaCTAAGGGAGaggtcaaaagaaagaaaagcagtatTTACAGTGGATAATCCACAAAGTGGTTAATCCACAAAGTGGTTAACAGATAAAATCTGTGCGGACTCACTGAGGTAGTTATATAAACAAGGGGGTGTAGGAGGTGCATTTCAAGGTCTGGGCGGCTCTGGGCTGGAACAGGGCAAAGGCTAGGGCATACctctgggagaagaggaagaagtcaTTGGAGTGATGGAAGGTTAGCAGCTGATCTCGGTTTTGCACCAGGATGGCCACACACAGCAGAACATCAAAGGTCAGGTCTTTTCGGGGAGCACGGCATCCAGTGACTGCTGGAGGTCAACAGTCATTGTCAGAGGAAATATTGGAGAACCAAAAACCATAAAGCAGTAAAGAATTATGAAAGGGTGAGAGGTTACGGTGGCATCAAAGGGTACGGAGTGCATTGTAGTCAGAGTCAAGGGAACAATCAGTGTAAGAGGTTGAAAAGGATGATCCCATGGATTCAAGGTGGAAGAATTTGGGCTGCTCACCATTCTTGGTCCTTGAATGCCGCCAGACAGGGGAGTTGTCCTTACCGCCTTCTAATCCTCTGATCTCCAGGACTCTGAGGGCATCTTGATGCTGCAGGTCCCTCTGGAAACACAGCAACAACCAGCTTTGGGAGCATGGGGTCAGTCGGTCAGACTGGCAGGACCCTTGTCAGAGTCCCAGTTCCCGCAGACATCTACCCTCCCCCCAGCTCCCTCTAATAATCCCAGCCCCAGCTTCCTGCATCCTCACCACCCTGCTCCTGAGCTCTCTAAATCCCAGCTCCCAGGCCTCTATGCTCTCAGCATTGCCTAGCCTCCCAGGGTTTGGAGACTGACCGGAAACAGAAGAGCAGCTTTTCCTTGGAGACCTTCTCTATGTGGCTTGAGAGTTCTGGATCGACGTGTCTTAGAAGCTCTTCAGAGACTTCTGCAGGGAGAGAATTTGTTTAATCACAGTTACATCCCTcacctccacccccccccccttatCCTCTGCCTCCTCAACTAGTGTCTGTTTTGACAGCCTTAACAACTCCCTCATTGTCATCCCATCGTGGTCATTCCCTGTGGATGATAACATCCCTACTCCATAGCTTTTATTCAGCACCCATCTGCCTTTGATGATGCACTAAATGAGCCTGCCCTCAGGAGGCATAGTAAGGAAGAAGGACATATGTGTGGgcgaataaaaataaagacatgaaAAGATCATGAAAGTATGTATATTACTGACACTTCCAAGTCTGCTATGTGAGAATCAGCTATTCCAGGGACTGCCCAGACAGGATGGgtgccctccccctccccttcctcagGTCTATTTCTCACGGATCTTTCTCTTGATGCCTTCAGCTGTGAAGTTCATCCCTGCCCAGCGCATGAAGCCCACAAAGCACCAAAATGCATCAGCTTCCGAGTCCAGGGTCTCCAGAAATCTACTCACAAAGTCATTCATGCCCTGGCAGTAACCCAAGTCTggcaaggggaaagggaagaatattCTTCAATTGGATTCCATTTAGCAAAATTAGTTATATATTTAGTAAATTTATATTTAGCAATATTATTTATTGGCTAATATTgctaaatatttagcaaaatcatatatatacacacacacacacacacacacacacacacacacacaggacaaAGACCATATTTCTCAAAGAGCTTAGTTTCTTAACTGGGGACTGAGAGGAATATGTGAACAAATAGCTAATGTGAGCTAAACTGAGCTTAAATATAAAGGAGAAATCCAGGCCAAGACTTAGACATTTGCGAAGAAAGAAATCACTTCCAATGGGGGAAGGTCCAAGGCAAAAAGGGAAGCGGTAGCGTGGTAGCGTGGTACATGTGGTACCTATGAACAGGTGGTAGTGTGGACAGAATCAAGTTGCTGAATTGGGTTATCTCAAAGAGGGAGCAGAAAAACCTGGTTGGGATTTTTGTGCAAAGAGACAGTGGTACCTAGTTTAAAGCTTTGAAGGAAGAATTTGGGATATGAGAAGAGAacaggggaagagaaaaatgagagaagataATGAATGCAAGAGAGACAGGGGTGGGGTGGGATAGGTATAAAGGATGGAAATATTGAAGTTAAAATAGCATAGGAAGACTTTTGCCtctgagaggggaaagaaggTCCCCTCAGAAAGCTTTACCTTGATGAAAGGCGGCATAGGTGAGGAGTATCTCCCGGACAGACAGCAACTTGACCAACCCCTCATGCCTAATGAGGTGGAGAGATGACACTTAACTACATCTCAATTACCCAATCTCTCATCCCCCAGAACTTTGACTTCCCCTGGTCCCCTAAAACATCAGCTCCCCACTTTTCTTTAACTTATTTGGAATTTAGTTGGGTTAGTCCAATTTCGGTTATGCATTATTAGGCATGTGGGCCTGAGCCTTAGAGGTGACTTATATCCTGTCCACATCCTAGGGCAaatctaggggaaggggatgTGAGGGAAGTAAATGGGAGTTATAGAATCTGTCATGAGTATCCAAGGCTCAGGAAATTTGAGGCCTCTCCCTGCCCTACTTTGGCCTTGAAATGCTTACTGGAAGTAAGAACGGTGTCGGTCAGTTCGGGGGACATCTGCATCTATGTATTTCTGGGCCTTCCTGAAGAGCCGGTCATTGAAGATGTGGTACTGAAGACTGCTCTGGGTGGAGGAGAAGGATTTGGGGAAAGCTCTGTTCTTAGGTCAGTAGACACTCCAGTCCCCAACTTTCCTTCCCTGTGTGCCATTCattgtccctttccctttctgtgACTAAAGAGGTAAagacttcttttctttgtttttcaacaTGGGAATTTGGACGCTTCCTGTTTTTATGAAAGACGAGGTTGGGGAAAGGAAGTAGAAGAGAGTCCTTGTCCCCCAGTATGTGGAAAACTAAGAGGAGGCGGAAgacacctcctcctcctcctggggGAGAGAAAGCTTCTCTATATCCTTAGCTCTAGACCTTCTCTCCTCTCTAGTGTCTCCTCCTCTAACTCTGGATAAGAGGGGTTTAGCATGACCTTTTCCCCAGGGGGTACGTATACACTCACTCAGCCAGCCCCAATATGGGGAAGGGGGGCAAGTTAAAGTACTTTTTCTAAAGAATTTACCATTTGACAACTCTTCTTGAGTCTCCATTGGAATTCTTTAGGGAAAAGTTCTCTTAGGaattactttttcccttttccactaGATCCCCTCTTGCAAAGATTTCCCCGCTCCCTCCCATTCCATAACCAGCAGCTCTCTCCCACCTCAGCCAACTTTTCCAGAGGAGATGCATTTTCTCTTATCTTTGTCTGTAGCACTTCATACTTGTCAATGGCCATGGAAAATTCCTCTGTGGGAGAAGGGTAGGGAGAAGCAGGGCTCCTATAAACCCAGcagatgggaaggagggaagctTAGCCTGCTCTTCACTCCCCCCCAACCCAACAAAGAGAAGATGACCATTTGCTGCTAATGGACTTGCCTCCCAATGCCTTAGGACAAGGGCCGCAGTCATACTCCCCAACACCTGGCATGAAGGAAGCTGTACTCCCGAGATCCAGGTGAAGTTCAAGAACCAGATGCTAATAGTAACAGAGTAAACATTTTTATGGCTCTTTAAGATGcaagcagttaggtggtgcagtggaaagagctctggatcCAGAGTcaaggaagatttatcttcatgagattaaatctagctgtgtgatcctgggtaagtcacttaactctgcctcagtttcctcatctgtacaataaactagaaaagaaaatggcagtctctgccaagaaaacttgaaaCGTGGTCACAGAGCATCAGActgactaaaatgactcaacaacaatcaGCAAGATTcgcaaagtgctttatagataGAATAACAATTGATCCTTATGGACAACCCAAAGAGGTAAgtgttctccccattttacagatgagaaaacttttaCTCAGAGATCTGTCTAAAGTAACAGACCTAATAAGTTTCTGCAGTGAAATCTGAAGCCACGTCTTTTTCTCTCCAAGTTTACCATTCTAGCCATCACACCAAGATGTCTCCCATTATTATACAAAAGTTTTAGAATCTTAAAACTTACCTTTCCCAAACCCCTACATTTACAGAGATAGATAAGGCCCAGAGTGTTTAGCCTGACCCCATGCTTTTTTGCAAAATGCCCTGAGTCTTCCCATTCCCAAAAGGGAAGAGGCTGCAAGACTGGGGGCTTCCTACCAGGCAGGTCTCCAAGTGCCCATTTTCTACCTCTTTGAAAAACTTTAATGCACCCACTCTGCCATATGCATAGTAGTTCTCGGCTAAAAGGCTCCCCTTGTCCCCTCTCTGCCCTCCAGGCCTAGGGCAGACTCACCGTCAGCGGGTACCCGGAGCCGGACGGCGCTGGGGTAGCGGCCCCTCCAGGCCCACTTCATGCCGTGATAGTGGGCTTCCAGCTTAGTGTCCAGTACCTGCCGTTCCTCAGCCGTGGAGTGCAGTGGGTACACACCGAACAGAAATTTCCACACCAGCTTTCGCTCTCCAGCCTCGGGGCCTGGTATTGCCAACACACACACGTTATGGCTGGACTTAGCAGCATAAAAGCATCCCCTTTTATTAGAGTCTGTGAGTGGGGGCGCGCGTGAATATTACTTCTGTCTTTGTacccccagcacctagcacacaATTCATCGCACACGATAAACATCGATCATtactttttgaattgaattgaattgctccCGGATCCATCCAAGGATTGGCGATTATTACTGAGCTGAGGGGAAGGTGCAGTTCCAAGATGTTACCACACGATGGCGTGGTGGTACTGCATATCATCAGGCACTGGTACTCACTCCTATCCTCTGGGAGCTGGGAATCTGTTGGAGATTGTAGGAGGCTCCTTGCAAACCATAAtgcagtggaaagagagaactgTTTTGGGAGGCAGGAGATCTGCGTTCTAGTCCTGGCTCTTcaactaactagctgtgtgactttggacaagtcacgtAACCGCTTtgtgcctcagtctccccatctgtaaaatgagagggtgggAACTACATGATCTCTAAGCTCTCTTCCATTTCTCAGACTCTAGGAATCAGTGTAGGCATTAAGGTTAAAGTCCAGTTAACCAAATCAAAGTTAGTGGGGCAAACGCCGAGGCTGCAGGCATGGGAGAGATGTGGGGGGAGAAGGGCTGACTGGCGGAGTGACGGAGAGAGGCCTCCAAGACaggagcctcaatttccttctatGGGGTCCGCCTCCCGCGGGCCAATTGGGAGAAATTTGACTTGCACTTCAAGTGCCAGCAGAGCACCGGAGGtgtagaaggtgcttaataaatgtttggttcaTCAGTGGCTTCTGGAAGGGGCAGGGAGAGAGTATGGTTGTGCAGA
Protein-coding sequences here:
- the LOC141544227 gene encoding TBC1 domain family member 15-like: MVYQKGPEAGERKLVWKFLFGVYPLHSTAEERQVLDTKLEAHYHGMKWAWRGRYPSAVRLRVPADEEFSMAIDKYEVLQTKIRENASPLEKLAESSLQYHIFNDRLFRKAQKYIDADVPRTDRHRSYFQHEGLVKLLSVREILLTYAAFHQDLGYCQGMNDFVSRFLETLDSEADAFWCFVGFMRWAGMNFTAEGIKRKIQVSEELLRHVDPELSSHIEKVSKEKLLFCFRWLLLCFQRDLQHQDALRVLEIRGLEGGKDNSPVWRHSRTKNAVTGCRAPRKDLTFDVLLCVAILVQNRDQLLTFHHSNDFFLFSQRLQGKLKLNTLRGEEKELPRPELPSLGPGVMLIPGQ